In Cumulibacter manganitolerans, the following proteins share a genomic window:
- the aroF gene encoding 3-deoxy-7-phosphoheptulonate synthase, protein MVIVLSPGADQDAIDEIVQVVEDAGGEAFISKGVSRTIIGVVGNAGVLEALEAKDLTQHSGVHEVFRITTPYKLVSKENHSHTSTVMVGDVPIGPSTVTLIAGPCAVETPEQTLEGARLAVTAGGTILRGGAFKPRTSPYAFQGLGVEGLRILQEVGREVGMPVVTEVVDAADVDVVAQHADMLQIGTRNMQNFALLQAAGSVGKPVLLKRGLTSTYDEWFMAAEYIAQRGNLNIVLCERGIRTFEPSVRNTLDVTAVPVVHDMTHLPVIVDPSHAAGRRDLVVPLARAGLAAGADGLIVDVHARPEEALCDGPQALFGDSLTELSKVMATFPALLGRSQNQR, encoded by the coding sequence ATGGTCATCGTGCTGTCCCCCGGCGCCGATCAGGACGCCATCGACGAGATCGTGCAGGTCGTCGAGGACGCCGGCGGCGAGGCCTTCATCTCCAAGGGCGTCAGCCGGACGATCATCGGCGTCGTCGGCAACGCGGGTGTCCTGGAGGCCCTGGAGGCCAAGGACCTCACCCAGCACTCCGGGGTGCACGAGGTCTTCCGCATCACCACGCCGTACAAGCTCGTCTCGAAGGAGAACCACTCGCACACCTCGACGGTCATGGTCGGCGACGTGCCGATCGGCCCGTCGACGGTCACCCTGATCGCCGGTCCGTGTGCCGTGGAGACGCCCGAGCAGACGCTCGAGGGCGCCCGGCTCGCGGTCACCGCCGGCGGCACGATCCTGCGCGGCGGTGCGTTCAAGCCGCGCACGTCGCCGTACGCCTTCCAGGGCCTCGGGGTCGAGGGCCTGCGGATCCTGCAGGAGGTCGGTCGCGAGGTCGGGATGCCGGTCGTCACCGAGGTGGTCGACGCCGCGGACGTCGACGTCGTCGCCCAGCATGCCGACATGCTGCAGATCGGCACCCGCAACATGCAGAACTTCGCGCTGCTGCAGGCCGCCGGGTCGGTGGGCAAGCCGGTGCTGCTCAAGCGCGGCCTGACCTCGACGTACGACGAGTGGTTCATGGCCGCGGAGTACATCGCGCAACGCGGCAACCTCAACATCGTGCTGTGCGAGCGCGGGATCCGGACGTTCGAGCCGTCGGTGCGCAACACCCTCGACGTGACCGCCGTGCCGGTCGTGCACGACATGACGCACCTGCCGGTGATCGTGGACCCCTCGCACGCGGCCGGGCGACGCGACCTCGTCGTGCCGCTGGCCCGCGCGGGCCTGGCGGCCGGCGCGGACGGCCTGATCGTGGACGTGCACGCGCGTCCGGAGGAGGCGCTGTGCGACGGCCCGCAGGCGCTGTTCGGCGACTCGCTGACCGAGCTGTCGAAGGTGATGGCGACCTTCCCGGCGCTGCTGGGCCGCAGCCAGAACCAGCGCTAG
- a CDS encoding PASTA domain-containing protein, with amino-acid sequence PRIALQDAATADEAARATGSPATPDEPAPAPGPRRRRRWVPALVMLVVVALLAGAGFWWMQYGRWTEVPDFSRARGQQEISTLAKKADVDVALQAPQFSETVGEGYPVAISPKPGTKVTRGKDVRITLSKGLERYIFDSSWLGQPAADILAQIDKLTHAKITVTQAQDYSESVAKDSVISFSPPAGTALKPGETVTMTVSAGRKPVPLPDVAGKSPEAATTALTDAGFAPTVSPDQEFSDVPAGQVARTDPKAGTELQPGAGAAVTIVVSKGPDLVEVPSVTGKTTADAKAALEAAGFAVKVSTVFTTLGLVAAQSPSGGTKAKRGSTVTIQVV; translated from the coding sequence CCCCCCGGATCGCCCTGCAGGACGCCGCGACCGCGGACGAGGCGGCACGAGCGACCGGTTCGCCGGCGACGCCCGACGAGCCGGCACCCGCACCCGGGCCGCGGCGCCGCCGCCGGTGGGTCCCGGCGCTGGTCATGCTCGTCGTGGTCGCGCTGCTGGCGGGCGCCGGGTTCTGGTGGATGCAGTACGGCCGGTGGACCGAGGTCCCGGACTTCTCGCGCGCCCGCGGGCAGCAGGAGATCTCCACGCTCGCGAAGAAGGCCGACGTCGACGTCGCGCTCCAGGCCCCGCAGTTCTCCGAGACCGTCGGCGAGGGCTACCCGGTCGCGATCAGTCCGAAGCCCGGGACGAAGGTCACCCGCGGCAAGGACGTCCGCATCACCCTCTCCAAAGGCCTCGAGCGCTACATCTTCGACTCGAGCTGGCTCGGCCAGCCGGCCGCCGACATCCTGGCGCAGATCGACAAGCTCACGCACGCGAAGATCACGGTCACCCAGGCCCAGGACTACAGCGAGTCGGTCGCGAAGGACTCGGTGATCTCCTTCAGCCCGCCCGCCGGCACGGCGCTCAAGCCCGGCGAGACGGTGACGATGACGGTCAGCGCGGGCCGGAAGCCCGTTCCGTTGCCGGACGTCGCGGGCAAGTCGCCGGAGGCCGCCACCACGGCGCTCACCGATGCCGGCTTCGCGCCGACGGTCAGCCCCGACCAGGAGTTCTCCGACGTCCCCGCCGGGCAGGTCGCGCGAACCGATCCCAAGGCCGGTACGGAGCTGCAGCCGGGCGCCGGCGCCGCGGTGACCATCGTGGTCTCCAAGGGCCCCGACCTCGTCGAGGTCCCGTCCGTCACCGGCAAGACCACCGCCGACGCCAAGGCCGCGCTGGAGGCGGCGGGGTTCGCCGTCAAGGTCTCCACCGTCTTCACTACCCTGGGACTGGTTGCCGCGCAGTCCCCGTCCGGCGGCACGAAGGCGAAGCGCGGCTCCACCGTCACGATCCAGGTCGTGTGA